From Malaya genurostris strain Urasoe2022 chromosome 2, Malgen_1.1, whole genome shotgun sequence:
atgacagtgtaccgcaagatgcaaaatgtgtccttgaaaatttgtcgaagtattccgtattataatttgtatttggttctaccgacgacacgacctgccactcgctgttaaaactgtatcgtaaatttaactacccctcagtaactcgtaatgtcaaaatgaaatcctTAGAAATATATTTGCAACTGGCAACCCAGGTTGATAAACTGTTGTTTTTAGAAAACAGTCACCATATCCTTGGTTACGTTTGTTGTTCAACTGAAAAATGTAAATAGAACAAAACGAACCAATATGTAATAAGTACTTCACAACGGTTCTATCGTAGGTCGCAAAGGTAGAAGATGAAATTTCAAGTATAGATGTATTATAGGTATAATTAAAACGGTTAGCTCATATAACATCTAACGATTTTTTAAAGGCTTCAAAATTATGTGCAATTGCTGATCATTTTTATTATGAATTAAGACGTATTTCTTTATTTAGGTTTTGCCCCCAGATCTTGATGAGATGGTCACTGACTCTAATGTTGGAGAATCTAAGTGAGTGATAAACCAGTGAACGGCCTTTaagattgaaaaatcaacacaagGAGATTCGTACCACTGGCAAATTTTGATGAAGTACAGAAAATGTATATAAATCTTAGTGAAGAACTATTGTTGATATAATAAGGTCTTTCTAAAGTCATATATATATTTCTACAAATTAGTATCATACTCCTTCTTGTATTCGTAATAATAACTTCACAGCGGTATAAAGTTTCGCGAGTCATACTTAAGAAAATTCATCCGTATTTAAACACATTTACATTCAGAGCATTCAGGAACAGGATGTCAAGCGAAATATCCTATCGATGGCGATTGCtgcaattattattttttcattgataaaaaaatgaaacgggCATTGTACCGCGGTCACTCGAACAATGGTAGGATCTGAATTTACCTTATGGACAGATAAAAACTGGCCACATTCCTGGGCTGTTCTACTCAcacatttctcatttctcaccAGGAAACAATTAGTCGGTAACTTTGTCAAGTGTTCGAATAGATTGGTTGTAAAGATCGCAATCATATTTTATTTAGAGCTCCATAGTGAAATCTGGCATACAAACAGCTAGGTTTCGTACCAATTCCTGgataataaaatttgaaagcTTACCAAATTAAAGAACTCCGAAACATATATTGTTACTCACCATAAAATATGCTAGATGCAGAGAATTATAAGTCTATAATCCTTTAAACTCTCCAGAAGTAATCTAGAGATAGACGAACTATcttaatttgtttgtttatttatatctCTATGGTACCTCGGTAACTATTTAGTAGCAACCAAAACAGTGTTGCTtaggaattttatttttatcattcacaaggggtcgctatatttgtggtaactggcggtaaatcgctcacggacactttttattccgattttactttgaagtgcctggtcgtgtcgtcggttctactgccacctactcgactattcacCGCGAATTTTCAAAACGTTCCTCTACGTTCCTTCTGTCTGTTATATAAATATTTCAAGTACAAAAATTTTACCACTTATCatacgatttccctaagtgttaaagacaacaTTTTTTCCACGTCGCATAAATCCTACGAGAATCCGATCggaataaaccaaaaataaatttattaattcaaccaactttattttattttttcaataaaaagtacatatgaaaggcaataagttattgcccttcatatatactaattatggaaaatgttatctcacaaccaaacatacccatatttcaatctcattcacctcgtctcaagattcgttttttgcatgTACATGCggaattgacgaatatcaaatgaagtcgaataaaaaataaaaaagaaaaaagaaagaagagagaaataaacaagtcacgtacggcgagataatgacgcaatttggcctggacaattttgaaaaCAGCCGAAATGCAgctagccttctgacggttgccagaattcttcCCAAGCGGGATTTTGGGTaggtacccaaaatcaactatagTGCATCTCCCCATTTTTGGGTAACGAGAGATGACCTAAGCATTTAGGCAAATGTTAGTTTCCAAAGCtcgctacccattttttacgatcaagtcaaagtttcaGTAAATAACGACCTAATTTCGGGTAGCTtctagaagagctcgacaatgagtgattccCACATTAtcaaaatgacggaatgagcaatgaattcttactggtcgatcaacccgattgagaGTGACATTATGAATGTCTTgtgaatgtcattgaatattcgctcattttatgaacgtgttagtgtaaaagttaggcgacttaagccatttcactacactcctactagaggaatggatgatgctgactaaggtaggccgttttgttaatttccagcaaaTTTTAACAGTTTATACTGCAATTCTAATACCCGAAAAACTTAAAGATTACaatttatatattcagttataaaatgttttcatttaaaaataaactgaaaaccaGTACGAAAACGtacaaaatcgggaaagaaaaGACGAATTgataattcagtccgcatcttctcactcaattccgacagatttccgaatcaaccggttgtaggcgaaattcattcggaatcggttgttgcactggagttggaaattGATTCAGCATTCATtttgatttccacatggaattccgaatgaaaatttctctttcgattttgaaatttctcctcaaaaatcgattttcagtgCACGTAAATAATTCCTTAACTGAGTACTGTTAATTCACAGTGTACAAgctcgactttttctttgtcatgaacagagttgccaggttattttttgaaaaatctgtaaaaacttgaaattttatctggaattgtctgggtctactatatacagGGAAAATTTCACCGGTCTTCATTttaggtgagcaaaaaaaataagGTCTCACCACCTGACCGAGATCTGACAAAACCTAGGAAAATTgggaaaatttgcaaaatctggttagtttgagcgtctggcgaagcgagaaaaatctgacatttgccagataaatctggcaaCATGGTCATGAATGTCAAATTTGGTCGATTCGATCGATGCCATCGATTCGGTTTTGTGCGGGGTATGCGGTATACTGGGTATACTTCTTTCCTTCTTTTCAACTCAAAACGTTGAGCAGTGTGCCACGCGCTCCGCTTGTGCTAGCCGAAAATATTAATTTTCGTTCCAATTGTTCTTAATCATGACGGAAACATTACAACTGCGCGGCCAGCTAGTCGGCCATTCCGGCTGGGTTACACAAATCGCGACTAACCCGAAATATCCGGATATGATTCTGTCTTCATCGCGAGGTATGTACAATGTTCAAAGATGGCGACTTACCTGTGCCTATGAATCGTAAACCGCGTGGAGTTTGGATTATATAGATATTCGTATTTTCTTCCAGATAAGACATTAATTGTATGGAAACTTACCCGTGACGATGCCAGCTACGGTATTCCCCAAAAGCGTCTGTACGGCCATTCGCATTTCATTAGTGACGTTGTTTTATCTTCCGACGGAAACTACGCCTTGTCCGGTTCGTGGGACAAAACTCTTCGCCTATGGGATTTAGCAGCAGGAAAATCTACACgccgttttgaagaccatactaAGGTGTGAAACAATATATTGCACGGTCAAATTGAGAAAAATACTTAGGAGCTTAAGCGAATGTCATGTGGATGCATCGAAAGATTCTCCAGATGTCAATCCTTTTAAAGAGCGAGGAAGTGAAATTTCTTGTTCTTAGGGTCTCACTCTTGAAGCGCCTATGCGAGGCAGAAGAAAATTGATCGAATTAGTGCCAATGCGTGGCAGAAGATACATTTCCACCTTGGGTTGTGTAAACTGTGGCTAATCATCTAGTAATTTTATTCGCATAGGTATTGTTTCTAGTTATAGTTTATATTTTTGTGTGATTTCAACCGAAACATTTCATAAAAAATTATGCACAATCCCAGCTCCATATCGGATTATTCGTTGTTCAATATGGTGTTCATTTTTGAGCGTGCTAGAAAAAAATACTTGATTGTCTTTTCTTGCCGAGTAGCATCAACGCAACTTGGTGACGATGGTTGAGGTAcagtgaaatattgaaatgttccggtTCATTGCTCTGACATGCCATTgaattctcgatgaacattagaaaaggtcccaagtgcaactgatagattctctttgtttgatTGCTCTTTCAgtattttccaacaatttcttAACTACAGATCGAAAGTCGATGGGTTCAGTGGTTATTCTATGTAAAGAGTTAGATAGAAGGATTACCGATAGgatcgtaataatcgaaagagaaagtaaacaaagagaaactttcatttactcttaggaccttttctcgtgtttgtcttcaattgGTTTTATGGTAGCCTGTTGATAAcgatttttcttcttttttctccTAATAGGACGTTCTGTCTGTTGCATTCTCTGTAGATAATCGTCAGATTGTTTCGGGATCCCGTGACAAGACCATTAAATTGTGGAATACTTTGGCCGAGTGCAAGTACACCATCCAAGAGGATGGACATTCCGATTGGGTTTCATGTGTTCGTTTTTCACCAAACCACACTAATCCAATAATTGTTTCTGCTGGTTGGGATCGCACCGTTAAAGTTTGGAATTTGGCAAACTGTAAATTGAAAATCGATCACTTGGGTCACAACGGTTACCTGAATTCAGTGTCCGTTTCCCCGGACGGTTCTCTGTGTACATCTGGTGGTAAGGATTGCAAAGCGTTCCTGTGGGATTTGAACGATGGCAAACATCTGCACACTCTGGAACATAACGAGGTAATCAACGCACTGTGCTTCTCGCCGAATCGCTACTGGTTGTGTGTTGCATACGGACCATCGATTAAGATTTGGGATTTGGCATGCAAAACCATGGTTGAAGAACTGAAGCCATCGAAGGCTGATCCGCCACAATGTCTGTCATTAGCCTGGTCCACCGATGGACAGACCTTATATGCCGGATACTCGGATAATATTATTCGCGTTTGGCAGGTGTCCGTATCAGCGCGATAAGACCGTTGAGTTTGAATAAGATTTGTTTAATAAAAACACATTCGTATATTGGTATGTAAACCAATCCACAAGATACTGTACACCTTAATAATTCTCGAAATTCCCTGCAAAGCACTATTTTCCGATTTCGTTATGGAAGTTTAGTTGATTTTATAATACAGAGCGATTCATCAAACCCAGATAAAATGTATATCCCACAATTACTATGGTCCTAACCTGAGTGAACTAATAAGTTCGTTGATGGTGAGTATTAAGCAGCCTTCAGTATTGACTCGTATACGGCTTCAATAAATGAATCCAAAGAAGATGCCATTGTGAATAATGTGGTTTCCATTTTGTGTTTAGCTTACCCAAGCTCCATTGTCTGGCAGTGGTTttcactgctcgagaaaaaaatgcaacaataATGATCGCCAAAACTCATTTCAAGccggatatttttgaaactcagAAAAAATGAACGCATTAACtataatgtttttgatttttttattcaactcttCCTCCTTAATTCTACCCGTCAATTCTTTGCAACACGAGCCATCTTGCTTATTACACACTATTCACTCTTTCTTCAAATCTTTGTTTCGAATACATTCCCTGTTTTCCGGAGCTGTTCCTTCATGAtcactcatttttttctatCAGGCAAAGTTCTGGCGAGTTTCACGGCCTCGCCTCATTCGGCACAGAAACTGCATTGTTGACTTTGTGCAATTCTATCGCTGGTTTCGCGTAATGGTGCGATGCTAGATTCGGTCGACTTTGTGGGATCGGAGGAAGGGCAGCAGGCGCTTCTAAAGGCATTCTTCTTTCTatatttgatcttttaacctaCACCCAGGCGGGAGTTTCCGAGGAATAAATCAAAGCCGGCGATCTGCTATAATGTATGTCTCGTCGTCCATTACGATTCGTATATGTACAGTTAAAACTGATCAATCGATTTTCGATCTGTTATCAGAGTTCAAGACCTCTGATGCAACACATgtacacccctattctgtatttcgatcgaatcggattttgttgaacgaatgtaaaattttgcattctgtaaatcgatcgagtgatgcttttgtatggaaaactcgaactcgatcgagctacagaatgcaaaatttcgtattcgatcgaaacaatccgttTCGAACGGAATACAGAATTGGGGTGGTAAGATACGCCAATAGATTTTGAAAGCTTCTTCGCGCATGTCCTCGTTATTTATTGGATTGGATGTGAATAAATTTTGCAATCAGTCCGCAATACAGAAGGTTTTAGTTTAATTTTCGACATTTCGATTCAAGTGATTTCTTTCTTAGTGATCTGGGTTTAACTTTGTTTCGCAATGTTTATTGTTACTAATAGCTCATAATGTTACACAATTATTACACTGTAAAATTGTTGTAAACCCTGCTACTGTTAATTTGTGTACTGCTTGCTGTTTCGTTGGTGAAAGCTTTGGGAACTAAATTGAGCAGTACAGTGCACACAACAGCCTATTTTCTGTTCGTAAATGCAGTGAGATTTAAATTGGAAAACTAGTAAAATGCAGCATGGAATAATGTAAGCAATTACTATTCTACTGATCCACACATAAATGTCCCATGTAGATGAGAAATCTCATAGAGCATGGGGCAGCTCTGCGTAGGACGGTAGCATTACGATTACAGTGGATCACAATTCTTACTTATTCTTTGTGTAGATGCTCTTTTTCCTTGAGAATGGAAAAGTCCAACCGCATCCAGATGATTactaagacaaacatgatgtAGAGGAAGCCTACCACCAGCAACGGTTCCTGCAGCATCATCACTCGACTAAAATTGTACTTCAAGTTGAAATCAGCGATATGATTCTCTACCACATTTTTCTTGCTGAATGAGATCACGGGACGACCAAAGGTGTCCAGATATGTGTAATGCAGTGTATCTGGATTACGGGTTACTGAATAAGGAGCTATCAATTTAATGTTGGTGGATCCTTCCGGTAAAATGATTTTCGTCGTAACTTCATCCACAACCATGTCATCAAAGATATGGTCAACAAGTCTCATCTTCAACAGATAATTTTCTCCGGTTtggaaaagatattcaaagctgGGAACGTTATATCCCAGAGTGTAGTGTGTTTTCCATCCTCCGAATAGTGGAAAACGTGGCCGCAGATCTAGCTCAACCGCATCCTTCAATACACGCATGGCAGAAGTAGAAATGTTTCCGTTGGTATCTCGGTAGTACACTCCTGTTGCAGAAGCTGGGAGTAAAGTTTTGTACGATTTAACACATGCTTGATTGGAGCGTGAATCTTTCTGATAATCATAACGAGAAAAAGCCCCCTTCAGAGCGGCTCCGGAATGGACGATATCGATGGTTTCCTCAACTGCTATATTTCCCCAGTGAGACACTTCAATCACTCGTTCCAATGTAGTCACGGTCATAAATGGagtataattttcaaaatgtacggCAAGCGGTTCCACAGAGAAAGCTGTAAATATTCAAGTAAATACACTAGTACACAAAACAATTGAATTTCGTGGCTTACTCACCAGCAATGTTGTCATATGCACCATAAGTAATCGTACTATCCGATTGAACAACCGGCTTGAACTGTGTGTAGCTTTCTACATTGCGAGAGCTTAGATGGACCGTTGTTTTCTGAGTAACAGTTTTGAATGGCGAATAAAAATAAACGTTACCAAAGTACTGCACCAGTTGCCGTTCAGTTTGTGCTATGGATGTTGGATAGGGCTTAAGCGATTTGGTGAATACCGTATCAATGTACACAACCGGATTAGATGATCCAGCCGGC
This genomic window contains:
- the LOC131427178 gene encoding small ribosomal subunit protein RACK1; amino-acid sequence: MTETLQLRGQLVGHSGWVTQIATNPKYPDMILSSSRDKTLIVWKLTRDDASYGIPQKRLYGHSHFISDVVLSSDGNYALSGSWDKTLRLWDLAAGKSTRRFEDHTKDVLSVAFSVDNRQIVSGSRDKTIKLWNTLAECKYTIQEDGHSDWVSCVRFSPNHTNPIIVSAGWDRTVKVWNLANCKLKIDHLGHNGYLNSVSVSPDGSLCTSGGKDCKAFLWDLNDGKHLHTLEHNEVINALCFSPNRYWLCVAYGPSIKIWDLACKTMVEELKPSKADPPQCLSLAWSTDGQTLYAGYSDNIIRVWQVSVSAR
- the LOC131427179 gene encoding dolichyl-diphosphooligosaccharide--protein glycosyltransferase subunit 1 — protein: MFRSVVLLAVLAVCVLSAQSAIDVEIENKNVDRTIDLTSQLVKISYKITLEHKSKKAINSYLFIIQNEERERLAFIAAKDSSKKDLKLTETPSPKGVIFSMTLPAGSSNPVVYIDTVFTKSLKPYPTSIAQTERQLVQYFGNVYFYSPFKTVTQKTTVHLSSRNVESYTQFKPVVQSDSTITYGAYDNIAAFSVEPLAVHFENYTPFMTVTTLERVIEVSHWGNIAVEETIDIVHSGAALKGAFSRYDYQKDSRSNQACVKSYKTLLPASATGVYYRDTNGNISTSAMRVLKDAVELDLRPRFPLFGGWKTHYTLGYNVPSFEYLFQTGENYLLKMRLVDHIFDDMVVDEVTTKIILPEGSTNIKLIAPYSVTRNPDTLHYTYLDTFGRPVISFSKKNVVENHIADFNLKYNFSRVMMLQEPLLVVGFLYIMFVLVIIWMRLDFSILKEKEHLHKE